The nucleotide sequence AAGTCCGGTAATTTCGGCAGATCCGATGAGGAGTCGTCGGAGCGACACGCGCGCGGCCAGCTGACCACCGCTACGGAGTATCCCGAAAGCGATTCCTCCGGTAGCACAACGCCTGAAAATAAGGAACAACGCACCACGTCCAGTTCGGTGTCGAACCCAGCTGGATCGTCGGATCGACCTGCTGGGAACGGTTCTGCGTCGATGCCGGTGATCGAGAGCGGGAGGAATGGGTCGAAACAGCTCCTGCCGAAGTTGATCCTCGGCACTGATCAGCTGGGGCAGAAACACTTGGTGCACGTGGTGCCGGCTGATGGGACCAGCAGGAACTCGACGAGTCCCGTAACGACGGGACCTTTGAATGGCGGCAGCAAGTTTCAGAACCGGACAGCCTATCAGAGGTTATTGAAGAGGATCTACGACTCGCTGAGCACTAACAAGAGATCCATCGAGAGTTTCCTCGAGCCCTCGACGCAAATCGGTGATGTTACGTTTGACGTTGGATGATCGCGGTAGGTTCTGCCTGTTCCGATAATAATTTCTGTCcaattgtcttttttttttagatcgcCGGCGGGAGGTGTATCAACAGCAGGAAACGAGGAACGATCTTGCGGAGTTGAAGCAATTGATCAGACTGCACAGAAGTCATTACGGGACAACTAGGAACGAGAGTGATCGACGGCCTTTCACTTTGAACTTGGGCGAACAGAGCAAGAAATCCACCGACGAAGTGGACGGGAAAACGTTTGTAAACGATATAATTACCGCTGATCGCGCGTCGAGCGACCATGATCCGGATCAGGAAAGAAACGTCAAGAATGCTAGCACGAAACAGGACGGTAAACGTGTACCACGCATGTTCAAAGTGGTCGTCACTACCGAGTCGACGACCAAATCGTTCAACAAATCGGACGCGGTCGCGGCGAACAATAATCTTTGACGCGCGACCGGTTAGGATCGAGCGGAGTAATTACGCCGAACTTTCCATAGTTTTACATTTATAGAGGATTATgtttgcaaagggttaaaaatcctCGAGGACTCGCGATCGCGTAGTAAAGCGGACTAATAGCACCCACCCTGGCGATGTCACTTAACACCGTAAGCCCGCGGGTAGCTCCATCGCCGGCACCGCTAAGAGGATCGACGATCCttaatcaggtctggcgcgatcGTTTAAAACGATTATAACCCTTCCTTCTACCGGCGTTGGTGTCACGGGCCGTCGCAACAGTCTCACGCATTATCTAACGGGTCGAAAGGGCGGCAGTGTGTGTCTCCGCGTGTGCAGTCTTCGCGAACCTGCGAGGATCCCCTTCGTGGTTGCGTGGCAATGGGGTGCTCGATGCACAAGGTGTACCGGAAGTTCTGGCAAACCAGCACCACACGTGTTAACCCTGTCACGTTCCTCCATACTCATTTCTATGAACACTGTTTTTGCACCGTGTAATTCTTTCTCGATCGAACCGTGTCTTCGTTTCGTTCAGAATCGAGTTTCGACCCTTTACTGTGTAACGCCGAGTCGAACGTTTCCGATTTTATAAAAGCGCATTATCGCCTTGTCATGTAACATTGCGTTGATCTAGTGACAGAAAGTTGAAAACGAACGTTCAAAATCCTGTCCCTCTGCTGTCGATCTTTAAACTTTAACGCGAATGTGTACAGACGCGGCGAAAACCAATTTTCTATTCCTCTTAAACACTCGGGAAGTAAACTCGGAGGTGCAGGTTGACCGAACAGTTTCCGTAAACATTTGTCCTGTCAAAGAGTATGCGAAACCTTCGGGTAAAGTCGAGCGGAAAGAGCGCGACTGCACAATTTTGCAGTTCCCTGAGAAAATCGCGCGGTTCGATCGCGCGACGATTTCGCATCCACCCTGTACACTCGCGCGTaccctcttcctcttcctgttCGTGTTCACGTTTCCCTGGATGTACATGGAGGGGGGCCTTCGCGGATGTGTACACACGACGGGTGTCCGTGTTCGTGCACGCGGGCTGAATTTGTGCAAGCGCAGAGTATACCGTGCACCGCGGGAAAGGATGGGTTTTAAGAGGGTCAAGGGTCGGGCTGGCGTTGCGGGGGTGAGACGACTGGCTCAGGCGGCAAGGTTTGAGGAGCAGAGGTAAGCCGGCGCTTATATTTAATTAAGGAGGATACGGGCTCGAGCgaggagagaaagtcggatggcgCCTGCTCCAGGCTGCTCCAGGCTGTTCCAGGCTGTTCCGTCTCCGTTACTCCCCCGCCCCCTGTCACTTGCTAAAGAGAAAGGGAACGGGTTTGTGTTTCTTCTCTAATTATCTACCCTTCGCGTCCTGGCAGCCACGTTCACTTTCCACGTCTGATATCtgccgcgtgatccgattctcCGGTCCTTTTTTCCAGCCCCGATTTCCGGCCAACTTGCCGTGTCTTCCTCCATTTCCCCCGCGTCTGATTTCAGTCTCAACCTCTCCCTGTCCTCGTCCCCCCCTTGCACCCGCTCTTTTTTCTACGTCGATCCGCCGTTACCGTTTCCTCTCTCCTCTCCACCCCTCTCCACTCCGCTGCGCTGGCCCATTTCTTATCGTAGTCGGACGATCTCTCCTCCGGCGAGCCGAATTCGATCTCTCGTCATGAGCAATTGCGAATCTCGACGAAGGACGTCCTACCGAACGGCGAAACTTTTTAATTAGACCGATCGTTCCGACATGCTCGCGATGATCAACCGGGATGGAGGTAGATCGAGGTGAATTTATTTAAGCAATTCATTCGTAGTAGCGTCGCGCGCTAATAGTTGAGAAGAATACAGATTTAAACTTGTTTTCCGAAATATTGTTCGCTGTtgtttaaccgttcgagtcccaagcagcgcgatcgcgctgttcagattttGCGTCGcgtcaaactttagtgacgcgcgcacatcgcatagctgcttttcttttctattttttttcttttcgttttgtttgtcgatcttgacgagcgctatcgcgccgcttggttctctccgcaatcaattaagacaagcgctatcacgctgttcggcacTTTTCTgcaccgtgttttctgaataacccctgAGACTCGAACGGTTAATCACAACCATTTTTTTACGCTTTCTTCGATTAGCAATCGAAGCGACAGTAGCTGCTGTTGCTTCGAGTATTTTGGAAGCCATTTTCATACTTGTAATTGTTAGAATAGGATTTTTGACTGTAGCTTGTGCTTATTTGAATAACAAATTTTCATTTGTACGTATATTACTAGCAAAGAAAATTTACTAAATAAAATGTGAAAGCACACGTGCGTCAATAAAGTAGCGAACTTCCTGCAAAGAAAATCTGGGAAAATATTAACCTTTTagatacggctgaattctgcgcgaggctatttctctggacggcagagtctgatgtgtactgtacagagtctgatactgtatatacagggtgtcccaaaaatgtctcgcaatccgaaagtggcgggttcctcaggccatttgaagcaactttttcctttacaaaaatttgctccgaggcaccgttaacgagttattaacgaaaaacagtgaccaatgagaggcgagctcagctggcgcgaggcgaccgagccaatcagcggaactgggattcgaccgctcgaccgctggcgctgttggcttggccgcctcgcgcaagctgagctcgcctttcattggtcactgtttttcgttaataactcattaacggtgcctcggagca is from Megalopta genalis isolate 19385.01 chromosome 4, iyMegGena1_principal, whole genome shotgun sequence and encodes:
- the LOC117218426 gene encoding uncharacterized protein LOC117218426, which gives rise to MNPSKWNFVSATMLSLITTVVSGSMATGSEQQDQEQQQQQQQQQQQQPQQQQQQRHHDPMAPANQSVNALPYWEYVLRESVFRTISPPPSANINLYRRLLDAPLYGGPFPTGPNDAASYVLSRGDVYYLPNNDWLLCQEGCIDCEVCSEYTHPVLKWILRMVKRRPVHGPEHQDLQLTLIPRIDGSYLSRSLWPRSYVYVTTPGQLEKFWNERMGFQGPPSLEDSIGQRRKSGNFGRSDEESSERHARGQLTTATEYPESDSSGSTTPENKEQRTTSSSVSNPAGSSDRPAGNGSASMPVIESGRNGSKQLLPKLILGTDQLGQKHLVHVVPADGTSRNSTSPVTTGPLNGGSKFQNRTAYQRLLKRIYDSLSTNKRSIESFLEPSTQIDRRREVYQQQETRNDLAELKQLIRLHRSHYGTTRNESDRRPFTLNLGEQSKKSTDEVDGKTFVNDIITADRASSDHDPDQERNVKNASTKQDGKRVPRMFKVVVTTESTTKSFNKSDAVAANNNL